The genomic stretch ACAGGAACGAGTATGTTATCCCTCTACATTTTCGCTATTACCCAAGGCATTTCTTGGGGCCTAAGAGGCCCCATGATGTCTGCCCTGAAGGCTGACTTCTTTGGCCGTCATTCTTTCGCAAAGATCACCGGTTTCTCTCAAGTGATAGTCATGGTGGGATCAGCATTGGGACCAATCGTCTGCGGACTGAGTCTTGATTGGTTTGGAACGTACAGTCACGGTTTTAGTAGTATTGCGGTATTAACCCTCTTCGGTTCGCTCTGCTTCCTGTTCTTAGGGCGTCCCGGTCAAACACAGACTCTGAAATGATACTCGTGTCCCATAATAGTTGCTTTACGCTATGCTGCGCTCAAGGTGTTTCAAATAGCGTCTTCAGTAAGTCAAACGGAGGATCGACATGAACCAGTTGCCTCAACTTACGAGAGACTTAAATCAGGCCAAAGCTGATATCGATGAGTTTGGCTATGCCCTGGTTGCTAAAGCCCTAACTACGATACAGGTATCTATGATGCGGGAGCGACTCGAAGATCAGGCCGCTGCTGAGAAGCACTTAGGTCTAGCCTTTGAAGATGGTGGGGCTAAACAACAGTGGGGTGAGTTTCGCAACGAGCATGGTGAGTTGCAACCAAATGTTTTTACCGAGGAACAAGGGGGAGTAAATCAGCGGGTTTGGATGTTAATCAATAAGGGTCGTGTTTTCCGCGAGGTACTCGCCATTAAACCCGTTAGAACTCTCATTGATCACGTCCTTGGTGACCATTACCTGTTATCTAGTTTTGCAGCTAACATTGCCAAGCCGGGAGGCGTGGCAATGGATCTTCACACTGACCAGTGGTGGATGCCAGAGCCCGTGCCGAGCGAAGGTTCAGAGGTCCCAGCTGGATCGATAACCCGCAACCTGAGCAATGGCTTAAATACTCAGGATGCGCCATTAATAGCACCTGTGACAGCAGTTAATGTCATGTGGATGCTTAACGACTTCACCGAGAAAAATGGCGGCACACGTCTCGTTCCGGGTAGTCACCGTTTTGGTCGTAGGCCCAACAAAGAACGTGATGCTCAACTTGTAACAATCGCGGTTGAGGCTCCTGCAGGGACAGCTGTAATTTTTGATGGTCGGATTTGGCATGGCACGGGCGCCAACATCAGCGGTGGTTCTCGTTTTGGGTTATTAACCACTTTTTGTGGGCCGCAGTTTCGAACCCAAGAGAATTATACCGTCGGCGTGGCGAGGGAAGTTATTGAGGAAGCTTCACTCGACCTCCTGGCCTTGCTCGGCCTAAAGATTTGGAACGGATATGGACGTATAGAGAGCCCAACCGCTGAGTTCATCGAACCAGGTGAGACTTCCCTTGGCGAATTAAGCCTCGAAGATGATTGTTAACAGCACCACCTTGCTGGCTCTGGGGGCTTTATAGGTTGATTATTATTCCTCCTTATCTAAAGATTAGCTTTTTGGTGGTCGATGTTCCTGGGTAACAATGGGGTTGTGATTACCGTTTTTTACTGAGGCCCGCCCAGAAGTTTTTTCTTCAAGAGTGTTTGGCTCTCATAAATCGAACCGTCCCGTTCAGCGGGAGGTAAAGGTATTTTCACAGACACCGGTTCTAAGCGCGGGTGGTTAGTTGGTACTCCACGCAATATGTCAGCGTTGAATGCTGTCCATTCAGGTAGTTTTATAAGTGGCCACGCGTCAACTGCACAATACTGAAATAAGAGAAGCCGCCTAGGTTTATTTGAGTGGTTTGGTGCCGATGCGTGCAAAGTCCGAACGTGGTGGATAGTGATTCCACCTGCTCCAACCTCGACTGGTACAGCTTCGGAAGATGTTTCTACCTTTTCTGTGACCGCCCCAACGAAACGTCCATCCTGATGGTGATCGTAAATTTTCTCTTTGTGGGAGCCAGGAATCATAATCATGCAGCCGTTGGCCTCAGTTATATCGTCCATGGCCACTCCAACGGCGAGCAAGTCGTCATTACTGTGAGGGTAGAAGGCCCAATCCTGATGCCATTCTACAGCGCTACCGTATCCGGGCGACTTCATGTTGAGCTTGTTCCCGTTGGTCCTAATGTTAGGACCAATTAGCTGTGCGACAATATCCAATACATTGCTGTCACGCATTGCTCGGCCGTATACTGCGTGTTGTTCGACAGGGACATTAAGACGCCTTAACCTGGGTTTGTTCTGCGTATGTCCAGGTTCAAGATCAAAGACTTTAGTGTGTGTTTTAACGGCACGGGAGCGCTCTACGAAGCCATCTGTTACCTTCTGGAGCTCCGTGACTAAGTCCTTGTCGATAACACTTTCGACGCTAAGGAAGCCATCAGAATGGTATTGGGCGATTTGTTCTTTGTTAAGCAAGGCCTCTCCCATCTCTTTCTGCTCGGTGGGGGCAATATTGTCGAATTTGTCTTCTCGATCTCGAGCATTAATGGACAGAATATAAAGGCTTCATCAACTAAGGGTTTAACTGTAGCACTGGGCTCTAATAGTATCCAAGTTTCCGGACCGGGGACTGAGATGCAGTACGTAAAGTATGGCTCAAAGTACTAAACAATTATTTTTGTTTTTTGGCCTAATAAGTTCCCATCTTCGCAGTATTATTCGGTTAAAGTACAACTAAGGGCTGGGTAATCAATATTTAGGGTAGGTGCTGGCAGGTTGGTTTCCCCTATCTACACTTAGGAGATAACGTCATGACGTTGAGAGTTGCAGTTGTCGGGGCAGGTGGTATTGGTAACAATCATGCGAGGGTCTATGATTCTCACCCTGAGTGCGAGGTCGTGGCCTTTGTAGATATGGAATATGAGCTGGCAAGAGAAGCTGCTGAAAAGGTTGGTGCTAAACCATTTGCTTCTGTGGCAGAGTTGCTCGAAAGTGATCTTGAGATTGATATTGCCAGCGTCTGTACAGCGGGCGAAGAGAACGGGAGTCATCACTATCAGCCGACGATGGATCTTCTTAACAAGGGAATTCCGGTTTTGGGTGAGAAGCCTATCTCTAATAAGATTCCTGAGGCAGAGGCGATGGTGGCTTTGGCCAAGAAGAATAATCTCCGGTACGGTATTAATCTTAACCACCGGTTCACGCCTGCAGCGTTACGGGCCAAGCAGTGGGTGCAAGACGGCCGACTTGGCGAACTAAACATTATCAATATGAAAATGTGGATTAACAATCCTAATGAAAGTTCCCCTCACTTCCACATGCGGGCTCTACACCCACATTCCCTTGACGTGATGCGTTACTTCGCGGGTGATGTTGATAAGGTTCAAGCATTTTTCAAAAAGGGTGAGGGCCGTAAAATTTGGTCTAACGTCCAGGTCAATATGTTGTTCAAGAGTGGTGTTGTAGGACACTTAACTGGTAGTTACGATGCGGGAGGAAGTTATGGCCTCGAGACCCTCGAGGTAGTAGGTTCAAAGGCTCGCTTTTTGCTCCTTGAAGCTTGTCAGCAGCTAGAGTTTTTTCCACGGTACTCACAGGAGATAGAACGCTATAGTTACGTCGGTGGCATGATGGATTTCGCTGAAACGTTTGATAGTCGTATCAATGAATGGGTCCAGCAGAATCTAGATGAGGTTGCTCCAGAGGACATTAACGCTTCGGGTGCTGACGCTCTTCGTGTACAGCGCATTATTGAGGCAGCTGTTGAATCATGGGAAACAGGACAGGTCATCATCATTAAGAAGGAGCAGTGAAAGTAAGTTGTCACTAATCACGGTGCTAGGTCGGGGACACTCTGGAACCCGTATGATCTCTCAGACGTTGTATTCCAGCGGGGTGTTCATGGGCCAGAATCTAAACCCGTCAGCTGACTTGATTCCACCCTGGCATATGTACGATGCCTGTCGTGTCTTCGCCCGTTACGTAGAGTGGAAAGGTACTCTAAATTGGGACTTTAGCAAAGCCTTGGAATCTGAAATACCACCGCGCTTTGTACAACTCGTGGAACAATACTTGCGGACGGTCCTAGAAAATAAATCTGAGCACAGAGGATGGAAACTACCGGAGACAACACTAGTCTATCCTTGGGTCGAACGTATGTTTCCCGAAACGAAGTTTATCTTTTGGGTACGAAATCCACGTGACGGTATTCTCTCTGAGCACAAGACTGATGACCTACGTGATTTTGGGATCCGTTACCCCGACACTGAAGACGAACGGCGCAGAAGAGCGATTTCCTGGAAATACCAACACGACCTCATACATGCTGTTCCAAAACCAGCTCATTGGATTCAAGTACGTTACGAAGACTTCGTAATGAACCAAGAGCGTGAACTTGAACGACTTGAGGATTTCCTATCAATGAAGCTTGCTCGTATCGTGGTCAGGCCTGACCGTGTGAAGCTTTTCAAGAACGATGACGGACCTAATTTCTTTGACTTCTTAGGTCCTGCTATGGCGTCTTATGGTTACGAGGTACCCTCGAGTAATTAAGGAGAAGATTAGTGTGCCTAACTTTGGTATTGTTGATACTCACCTGCATATATGGGATCCGGAAAAGTTTCGGTACGAATGGCTCGATGACATCCCTATATTAAACAAGTCATATCTGATTGAGGATTATCAACGTTCAACGGCAGGTTTAATGATTGACAAGATGGTGTTTTTGCAGTGCGAGGTTGCTTCTGATCAATATTTGGCAGAAGCCCGCTGGGTTTCTGAAGTTGCCCGTGAGGATCCTCGGATCGAAGGCATTGTTGCCTGGGCGCCCCTTGAAAAGGGCGCAGCTGCTGTCGAGGATCTCGACAAACTTATTGATATCCCACAAGTAAAGGGTGTTCGACGCATAATTCAGTTCGAACCAAACGCAGAGTTCTGCCTCAAGCCTAGCTTCGTTGAGGGCGTCAAGCTACTAGAGAATTATTCCTTGTCTTTCGACATCTGCATTAAGGGAAGTGACCAATTCGCTAATTCTATAGAACTTGTACGTAGCTGTCCGAACGTGCACTTTATTCTTGATCATATCGGAAAGCCCGACATTATTGATGGCTCAATACATCCTTGGAAAAGCCAGATCTGTGAGCTTGCCGAGTTTAGTAACACTACTTGTAAGATCTCGGGGATGGTGGTTGAGGCTAATATGGAAAGCTGGTCCCGTGAGGAGCTGGAGCCTTATCTCGACACGGTTTTAGACGCCTTTGGTCCTGACCGCCTTGTTTTTGGTGGTGACTGGCCGGTGGTGGTGCAGGCAGCAGAATACCGGGAATGGGTCGCTGCCTTTGATTGGTACCTGT from Trueperaceae bacterium encodes the following:
- a CDS encoding phytanoyl-CoA dioxygenase, whose protein sequence is MLNKEQIAQYHSDGFLSVESVIDKDLVTELQKVTDGFVERSRAVKTHTKVFDLEPGHTQNKPRLRRLNVPVEQHAVYGRAMRDSNVLDIVAQLIGPNIRTNGNKLNMKSPGYGSAVEWHQDWAFYPHSNDDLLAVGVAMDDITEANGCMIMIPGSHKEKIYDHHQDGRFVGAVTEKVETSSEAVPVEVGAGGITIHHVRTLHASAPNHSNKPRRLLLFQYCAVDAWPLIKLPEWTAFNADILRGVPTNHPRLEPVSVKIPLPPAERDGSIYESQTLLKKKLLGGPQ
- a CDS encoding amidohydrolase, with the protein product MPNFGIVDTHLHIWDPEKFRYEWLDDIPILNKSYLIEDYQRSTAGLMIDKMVFLQCEVASDQYLAEARWVSEVAREDPRIEGIVAWAPLEKGAAAVEDLDKLIDIPQVKGVRRIIQFEPNAEFCLKPSFVEGVKLLENYSLSFDICIKGSDQFANSIELVRSCPNVHFILDHIGKPDIIDGSIHPWKSQICELAEFSNTTCKISGMVVEANMESWSREELEPYLDTVLDAFGPDRLVFGGDWPVVVQAAEYREWVAAFDWYLSGTSESEQRKIYRDNAVRVYRLDP
- a CDS encoding oxidoreductase; translated protein: MTLRVAVVGAGGIGNNHARVYDSHPECEVVAFVDMEYELAREAAEKVGAKPFASVAELLESDLEIDIASVCTAGEENGSHHYQPTMDLLNKGIPVLGEKPISNKIPEAEAMVALAKKNNLRYGINLNHRFTPAALRAKQWVQDGRLGELNIINMKMWINNPNESSPHFHMRALHPHSLDVMRYFAGDVDKVQAFFKKGEGRKIWSNVQVNMLFKSGVVGHLTGSYDAGGSYGLETLEVVGSKARFLLLEACQQLEFFPRYSQEIERYSYVGGMMDFAETFDSRINEWVQQNLDEVAPEDINASGADALRVQRIIEAAVESWETGQVIIIKKEQ